AAATTCTACTTTATAAAAGATCGATTTCTGCTGATACGGCAATACGCTTATCAAAATTTTTTGGAACTACTCCACAATTCTGGCTTGGTTTACAAAATGATTATGATCTGGAAGAAGAAATGTTGAAAAAACGAAAAGAATTTAACGGAATTCACAATTACAAAGATCTAGCAAAAGCTTCTTAATTCTCTTTATTTACTCGGTGTCGTCGTATAACAGCATGTTACCGCTTCGCTTCGGCACTAGGCCTCGCTCGGCCTACGGCAAATTCCCCTTCTGGCATTCGCCTTGCTTACGCAAGCTACATGCCAGTCCCTAACGTCCCGCTGGGACTCAGGGTCGGGGAACTTCGGTAACACTAGTTCGTTATGCGCAATAAACGGTCAGAATTTTACACTTAGATACAAATAAAAATGAGTATCTTTTCAATTTTAGAAAAGTTAAAGAAATAATGAAAAATCATTCTTTGGAGATAAGTGAAGATGAAGCAATAATTCTATTCGAATTTTTTGCTCGTTTTACTGATACTAATAAGTTAAGCTTTAAACATCCTTCGGAATACATCACTATCCAACAACTTGCGGCTAAAATTGACAAAACAACTTCAGCTATGTTTAAAGAGGATTATAAAGAAATTTTACTTAAAGCTCAAAAACGTATTTCAAAGGGATTTGAAGGTAAACTTCCAAATGATAACCCTCAAGTAGGTTGGATAAACAAAACTATATCTGATTACTTTTGGCCTGAATTTATTGATAAAAATGGAATGATTTTTATAAAATGTGAATATTCAAAGATAAAAAAAATACCAACTGATCCTATTGAAGCAGAATGCTTCATCAATCACTTACATATTCTAGATTTATTTAACCATTCTGCAGACCTACCAAATGAGCCTTTCTGGAATAGCGAACATCCTAATTTCATAGATGCTTGGAACTTAGGAAAAAATATTTCCGAAATGTGGAAAGAAAAACTAGAAAGAGATTTCCCAAAGGATATTTTCAGAATTTATCTTTCTAAAACTGACAATCCAATTTTACGCTTTCACAAAGTAAGAAAAAATCATAAAAATTGGTTCGAAAATCAAAATAATTCAAACCAATTTAAAAACGAAAAAAATAAAATAATTTTAATTGAATAGTAATCATAAGTAATATCAGATCTCTCCAAAAGAAGAAAATAATATATATAAAATTATAACTCAAATTGTACCGACCGTTACTGCGCATAACAGCATCTAACCGCTTCGCTTCGGCACTTACGGCCTCGCTCGGTCTACGACACATAGGCTTCTGGCACTCCTCTTGCTTGCGCAAGCGTCGTTCCAGTCCCTAACGTCCCGTCCCGGGACTCAGGGTCAGCCTACGTCGGTTAGGCTAGTTCGTTATACGACATTTCCGAGAAATCTAAAAAAGAACGGGCGTCCATGCCCGTAAGAACGAAAAAAAGTAGAAGAAGAGATTACTTAATTCTTGACATACATTACCTACGCGTTATATTACTTTAAGTGTATGAAATTAAAAGAACCGAAGAGATGGTTCTCTGGTTAAAAGAATTAGATAATTATGCAAAAAAGGATATTTTAGTTTCTATCGAAATCCTAAAAGAGTTTGGACCTAGACTTGGAAGACCACATGTTGACACCATTACTGGTTCTAAAATTAAAAATTTAAAGGAACTTAGAGTTAATAGCAAAAATAGACCCTTTAGAATATTTTTCGTATTTGATCCTAAGAGAAATGCTATTTTACTAATTGGCGGAAATAAAGCTACATCTAAGAAATTTTATCCAAACATGATTAAAAAATCTGAAGAATTATATGCTGAATATTTAGGAGATTTGTAATATGATTAAGAAAAAAAAAGAATTAAAAAGTTTTGATACTGATCTTAATAAATTTATCTCACAAGATATTATTGAACAAGCAAAAGCTGAGGCTCAAAAACAAATCTTCAAATTGAGGCTTGCTGAACTAAGGCAAAAACAAGGAATCAAGCAAACTGATGTGGATGGTTTTTCTCAAGTCAGTGTTTCTAGAATTGAATCTAGGTCTGATATCAAAATCTCTACATTAGTCGATTATGTTCACGCCTGCGGATTTGATGTTGAGATTAAGGCTGTCCCCAAAAAAAAGAGGAACAAAGAAGAATTTGTTTTATTAAGAGCCTAAGATAACGCCATCCGTGGCTTAATTAGTTAAATTTTCTCGGAAACGTCGTATAACAGCATGTTACCGCTTCGCTTCGGCACGAGGCCTCGCTCGGGCTACGCCAAATTCCCCTTCTGGCATTCGCCTTGCTTACGCAAGCTACATGCCAGTCCCTAACGTCCCATCGGGACTCAGGGTCGGGGAACTTCGGTAACACTAGTTCGTTATATGCAATGCGGTAGAATTTGAAATAGAAAAAGCTAAAAAAAATAAAGCCAAGAAGAAGAAGAAGGAAAAACTAAAGATTGAATATAATTACAAAAAAACATAATATATCTTTTGGAATTTAAATAATCTTTAGTTGAATGCAAACTCCTTAAGCATATTAAAACGTAAAAAAATAATTTTAATAATAACAAAAAGAACGATAATATTCAAAAAAATTCAAAATCAAAAGCTTGAAAATTCAAAATTTCAACTGTAATCGAAAAAAAATATTATATGATCGAATAATGAAGAAAAACCATTATTTCGATTTATTTAAATCGAAATAAAAATACGATTCCTAATTTTTTCATTCTATTAAAACAAAAAGAAAGAAAGTTAAAAAAAATTAGAAAAATTAATACTCTTATTCAGACTTTGCTTTTTAAGAGTGAAAGAAATAAAGATTCGCATTTAAATATTAAATAAGTAAAATACCGCACTGCATATAACAGCGGCTTTCCGCTTCGCTTCGGGACAAGCCCTCGCTCGGCCTTCGGCAAATTCTCCTTCTGGCATTCGCCTTGCGTTCGCAAGCTACATGCCAGTCCCTAACGTCCCGTCCGGGACTCAGGGTCGGAGAACTTCGGTAAGCCTAGTTCGTTATACGCCATTTGAATAAAATTTTTTAAGGAAAAAATGAATAAAATAATAATCTTCGGGTTTCTGATTTTAGTATTTGGACTGATTTTAATCCATTTCCCATTTCTTTGGGAGCCACTGAATCTAAAAATCAATGTTTTTGATTTAAATAAATCAAGTGATTATGGAGGATACCTTTCAGGATATGTAGGCTCCTTTCTATTACTATTAAATATTTTACTCCTTCTATATATTCATTATGAACAAGCAAAATCTGAATTTGAAAAACAGTTTTATACATTTCTCGATATTCATCGATCTAATGTAGAACGAATAAGATACTTAGGATTCACTAGTACAGAAGCGATTGAGAAAATCGTCGAATTCTATGATAATATCTTAAACGAATTTATAAAGAACGGATGGAAAAATAATCCATTCGAGCAAAAGCTAAACGAAGCTTATTTTGTTATATTTTACGGATATAATGAAAGAGCATTTCAAATTGTAAACAAAAACTACAACAAAAATTCAAGTGACTATTATAGCCGAATAACCAATATAATATTTCATACTAAAGGAGCAGAGAAAGTAGAATATAATGAACAAATGGAATTACCTGGATTAGAAAAATACTTAAGCACATATTTTAGACATCTGTTTCAAATTGTCCGATTTATTGATGAATCTGATAAATTAACAAATAAACAAAAATTCATATTTTCTCGTATTCTTCGTGCTCAATTGACCAACCATGAACAAGCACTGCTTTTGATAAATAGTCTAGGAATAATAGGCAAAGAATGGAAATATAAGAATTATCTTGTAAAATATCAACTTGTTAAAAATATTCCCAAAGGATTCTTTCAATCTTTTGACCATGAATTATATTTCAGTGGGATAAGATGGGAATACCTTGACTATTCAAACGGCGTATAACAGCACCTAACCGCTTCGCTTCGGCACTTACGGCCTCGCTCGGTCTGCGACACATAGGCTTCTGGCACTCCTCTTGCTTGCGCAAGCGTCGTTCCAGTCCCTAACGTCCCGTTCCGGGACTCAGGGTCAGCCTACGTCGGTTAGGCTAGTTCGTTATATGCAATGCGGTAGATGTATGCCTCAGGACATGGGTAACGATTTTGTAGCAAGACATAGGTAACACTTTCAGGTTACTCATCCCTTTAGAACACCTTTACAGGAGGGCTTTGGGGATGCCTTGGAAGGAGAATCAGGTCGTGGATTTAAGATTAGATTTCGTTATGGCGAGCTTTGAGAAAGGAATCAATTTCACTCAGCTCTGTGCTCAGTATGGCATCTCAACTAAGTGTGGATACAAATGGAAAGAACGGTTTCTTTCTGAAGGAAAGGCGGGACTTCTAGACAAGAAGAGAACTCCAAAAAACTCTCCTAAGAAACTTCCTGAAGAGGTTGTTCTTGAGCTCATTAAGCTCAAGAACAATAAGAAGTTTTGGGGGTCAAAGAAGATTCTAGAACTCTACAAGAGAAAGTTTCCGGATGTTAAACCTCCAGACAAATCTACTCTTGATCGAATCTTCAAAAAAGCGGGACTTACTTTACCAAACAAAAAGAAGAGAATCAAACACTTCGGAGAAAGAATTTCTCTACCAGAAAAATCTACTAAGCCTAACCACATTTGGACTGTTGACTTCAAAGGTTGGTGGTATACTGCTGATTCAGAAAAGGTCAATCCTCTAACGATCAGAGATGATTACTCTAAATACATTCTCTCTATCAAGACTCTTTCCAAAGGAGACATACCTTCTGTAAAAGCCGAATTTATTCGCTTATTTAAGATATACGGCCTACCTGAGATCATTAGGTCTGATAATGGTCCTCCTTTCGCTTCTATGCAATCTCTACTCGGACTCACTAAGCTTTCTGTTTGGTGGCTCTCTCTCGGTATTAAGCTAGATCGGATCGAACCCGGAAAGCCTTACCAGAATGGCGCTCATGAAAGAATGCACAAAGACATGGCTCGAGAACTTCAGCATGAGATCGTCGGAAACATTACTCTACATCAAAAACTCTTCGACAAATGGAGAATCGAATTTAACAGAGAAAGACCTCACGAGTCACTTAACATGAAAACTCCAGAACAAGTCTATCTGAAGTCACAACGGCAATTTGATCCTAATGCTGATCTCCTAATCTCATATCCTTTTGGGTTCAAGCAGAGACATGTCAATGACAGAGGTTACATCAATTGGATCGGGCACCTCATTATGATCGGAAATCCATTCAATGGATTCAATGTTGGAATTAAAAAAGATAAGGATACCTACTCTATCTGGTTTGCTAATAACAAATTAGGTGTTATAGATAACGATTTCTTCTTGCTTATTTCTGATCCTGATTCATACAAAGTTCATAAACCAAGAAAGGTTACTAAAAAGCGTTAACCTTCTCTTGCACCTTAATCGTTACCTATCTCTTGAAGTCATACCAAAAAATAATTATGAATAAAATCAAAAAAAAAGACAATGAAAAATATAAAGCAAAGCAATTAAACCAAATAAAGGCAATTTTGCTTAAAAATGGAAACCCTCGATTTCAAATGTTTCTAATTTTAAGCGCCAGTTTTATCTGTGCTACGATTACTTCTATTGTACTTCTTAACTTGGGCCTTTCTTTAATGTATATTAGATATCCACTTGCCATTTTCACCGGATATCTTTCATTTTTTCTTTTTCTTCGTATTTGGGTAATCTTTGCATTCAAAGGAATGAATTTACATCCGGATGAATCTTATAATCTTCTTAGAATTGATTCTAACAAAATTAACCGTAGTAGCAATATCAATAGCCCTTCTAAACTATATGATTTTCTCTTTGATTACGAACAAGTATTTTTGATTATATTTATCCTCATTATAACTTTCTCAATCTTTATTATATTCGCTTATGTTATATTTATCTCTCCAATATTTCTATCTGAAATTGTATTTGAATCGTTTGCTTTGACTTTTATTTACAAAAAAATCAAGAATTATCAAAGTATCGGATGGTATGGTGTCGTTATAAAAAATACAATTATACCTTTTTTATTTTTACTTGCCTTAATCACTTTCATAGCTTTTGCAACCCAATCAGCTTTTCCAGAAATTAAAAGCATGGGTCATTTAATTAATTCTATTATTGAAAATAATTAACAACAATCAAAAACTACGCATAACAGCGGAATTCTGCTACGCTTCCGCAAAATGCCTCGTTCGGCCTGCGGCAAATTCCCCTTCTGGCATTCGGCTTGCGTTCGCAAGCTATATGCCAGCCCCTAACATCCCTCTACTCGACTTAGGGTCAGCCTAAGTCGAGTAGACTAGTTCGATATGCGAAATAAACCAAACTTACTTAGAAAAAAATGAAATCTTTTTTTTACATACTAATAATTATCAATTTAAATTGTTTATCAAGAACAGCTACTTCACTGAAAAATAATTCATTAAAGAAATTCGAAAGTAATTTATCTAAGATTTCTATCAATGTAAATAATCCAGATAATTTTAAATTATATTTAGATTTCTACATACAAGACAAAGATTCATTTTATAAAAACGAATCACAATTTCTACCGATATATTACTTTAGTGAAACAATCACCGATAACAAAATCTCCTTCCGAGTTCCAAAAGGAAAATATGTTGGTTTTCTACAAATAAGCTCCAGAAAGCAATATCCACTCTTTAAAACAGTTTCAGGATCCCAAATAATCTATTTTGGAATAGATGAAAATCACAAAAAAAATATTGTAAACTTCAATAAATGCGAACAAAGTCTGGTCGAAAGTTCCACTATGTTTAAAAGCATAAAACGTACGTATTGTAATTTTTTTAATATTGAAAATGAAGAGATCGATTTTAAATTTTCTTTAACAAACAAAATATTCTTTAATCTGGGAAAAACCATTCCACAATCTTGGTTTAGTTTTTCATATGCTTTTCTCCAAGGACCTCAACAATATCCTTACGCACTCTTTCTATTAATCCAAGTTCCATTTGGTTTTTATTCAGAAGACCAATTAATAGATTTTGATAATTTAGAGGAATTTTGATATAATAAAAAATAAATCAGTAAATCCAAAAAATCTATAATAAATGAATTTAAATATACTAAATAAAATCCCAATTCTAATACTCCTAGCTACATCATCAATTTACCCAAACAAACATAATAAAGATAAAGTTGACAATAAAGTCTGTGACCAAAAATTTCAAAGTTGTATCAAAAAATGTATGAACGAAATTGAAGAAAGTAGATCCGCTTTTAGAAAAGGTATGTGTAAAGATGAATGTGCATATAACTTAAAGATTCAATCTGGGTGTTTGATCTACTACAATTCAAGCTATAAATAGCATCACATTTAAGGATTTTTGTTAAACGAATAAAAAAGAAATATCTAAACCATTTAATTACATGGTGTGCAAGAAATATTTTGGTTTATTTAGCATAACAGCACCTGAACGCTTCGCTTCAGCACTTACGCCCTCGTTCGGTCTGCGACACATAGGCTTTTGGCACTCCTCTTGCTTACGCAAGCGTCGTTCCAGTCCCTAACGTCCCGTCCGGGACTCAGGGTCAGCCTACGTCGGTTAGTCTAGTTCGTTATACGACATTTCCTTGGTTTATGCCTCTGGACATACTTAACACTTTCAAGTTTCTAATCCCTTTAGATCACCTTTTTAGGAGGGCTTAAAGTAAGCCTTGGAAGGAGAATTATGCCGAGGATTTAAGATTTCAATTTGTTCTGGATTCATTCCAGATCGGAGTCAATTTTACTAAGGTCTGTGTTTAATATGGCATCTCCGCTAAGTGAGGATATTGGTGGAAAGAGCGCTTTATGAAGGAAAGGAAAGGAAAGAAGGTTTTCGAGATAGGAAGAAGACTCCTAAGACCTTTACCGCTAAAATTAAAGAAGAAACAATTCTATATATCAATAAGATCAAAAATCACAGAAAGTTCTGGGGTGCTAAGAAAATCTTATATCTCTATAATACAGAATTCTCATATCGAAATGCTCTTTACAGGTCTACCATTGAATGTATTCTTAAGAAAGCAGGACTACAAGATATAAAGAGAAAAAGAAAACCAACTCACTATCCGAGATGATTTCCTCAAATACATTCTCTCTTACAAGACTTTTTAAAAAAGGAGACATTACTTCCGTCAAAGCTGAATTTTCTAGGTTATTCTCAATCTACGGGTTATCTAATTTCATTCGTTCTGACAATGGTCCACCTTTCGCTTCTATGCAGTCTCATTGGGGACTCACCAGGTTATCTGTTAGGTGCCTATCTCTCGTAATCAAACTTGATCGTGCGGAACCAGGGAAACCTTATCAGAATGGCATATATGAGTGTATGCATAGGAACATGGCTCGTGAACTACACCATGAGATCGTGGGAAACATCACTCTCTTCCAAAAACTCTTCGACAAGTGGAGAATCGATTTTAATAGAAACAGTCCTCACGAGGCTCTAGGCATAAAAACTCCAGAACAGGTCAATGTGAAGTCTGACAAACAATTCGACCCGAATGTTTAATTACTCATTGATTATCCTTATAGGTTTAAATAAAGGCATTTCAATCACAGAGGTTACAATAAATGGAATGGTCAACTCATTATGGTAGGGAATCCATTTAACGGATTTAAAGTAGGCATCAAAATGAAAATGATTTCGTTTCCAATTGGTTTGGTTTGCTTCAAATAAACTAGGTGTCATCGATCAAAATTTATTCTTGATTTTTTCCTATACCAGCTCATACAAAGTTCATTGTTCATAAACCAAGAAAGATAACTAAAAAGTGTTACCCTTTGGAAACTTGAGTCGTATCAAGATTTTTATTGGCACACCAAAGTTATCATTATATTTAAAACGATTAAATAGTAATAGAATAATGAAAAAAATCTTATATTATACCTCAATTTTATTTTTAGTTTCCTGTTTTAATATATCGAGAATTTCGAAAAAACAGACAACACCATTAAATAAGGAAGAAATGTTTGATTTAATATTTTTTAATTCATGCCTTGAATCAAATCTGTTTGAATCAAAAGATAAAGAAAAAAAACCATGTTTAGCGAATGCGATTCGTAACAATCAAAAAGAGTTTATCAATTATTTACTAAAAAAAAATATCAACATTAATATAGAAGACAAAAATAAATTAGATCCTTA
The sequence above is a segment of the Leptospira sp. WS39.C2 genome. Coding sequences within it:
- a CDS encoding integrase core domain-containing protein yields the protein MPWKENQVVDLRLDFVMASFEKGINFTQLCAQYGISTKCGYKWKERFLSEGKAGLLDKKRTPKNSPKKLPEEVVLELIKLKNNKKFWGSKKILELYKRKFPDVKPPDKSTLDRIFKKAGLTLPNKKKRIKHFGERISLPEKSTKPNHIWTVDFKGWWYTADSEKVNPLTIRDDYSKYILSIKTLSKGDIPSVKAEFIRLFKIYGLPEIIRSDNGPPFASMQSLLGLTKLSVWWLSLGIKLDRIEPGKPYQNGAHERMHKDMARELQHEIVGNITLHQKLFDKWRIEFNRERPHESLNMKTPEQVYLKSQRQFDPNADLLISYPFGFKQRHVNDRGYINWIGHLIMIGNPFNGFNVGIKKDKDTYSIWFANNKLGVIDNDFFLLISDPDSYKVHKPRKVTKKR
- a CDS encoding putative phage abortive infection protein, with the protein product MNKIIIFGFLILVFGLILIHFPFLWEPLNLKINVFDLNKSSDYGGYLSGYVGSFLLLLNILLLLYIHYEQAKSEFEKQFYTFLDIHRSNVERIRYLGFTSTEAIEKIVEFYDNILNEFIKNGWKNNPFEQKLNEAYFVIFYGYNERAFQIVNKNYNKNSSDYYSRITNIIFHTKGAEKVEYNEQMELPGLEKYLSTYFRHLFQIVRFIDESDKLTNKQKFIFSRILRAQLTNHEQALLLINSLGIIGKEWKYKNYLVKYQLVKNIPKGFFQSFDHELYFSGIRWEYLDYSNGV
- a CDS encoding helix-turn-helix domain-containing protein; the encoded protein is MIKKKKELKSFDTDLNKFISQDIIEQAKAEAQKQIFKLRLAELRQKQGIKQTDVDGFSQVSVSRIESRSDIKISTLVDYVHACGFDVEIKAVPKKKRNKEEFVLLRA
- a CDS encoding integrase core domain-containing protein, which gives rise to MISSNTFSLTRLFKKGDITSVKAEFSRLFSIYGLSNFIRSDNGPPFASMQSHWGLTRLSVRCLSLVIKLDRAEPGKPYQNGIYECMHRNMARELHHEIVGNITLFQKLFDKWRIDFNRNSPHEALGIKTPEQVNVKSDKQFDPNV
- a CDS encoding type II toxin-antitoxin system RelE/ParE family toxin, whose translation is MYEIKRTEEMVLWLKELDNYAKKDILVSIEILKEFGPRLGRPHVDTITGSKIKNLKELRVNSKNRPFRIFFVFDPKRNAILLIGGNKATSKKFYPNMIKKSEELYAEYLGDL
- a CDS encoding HigA family addiction module antitoxin, with translation MKRLANIHPGQILSEEFLTPLNITAYRLAKETGIPQTRISQILLYKRSISADTAIRLSKFFGTTPQFWLGLQNDYDLEEEMLKKRKEFNGIHNYKDLAKAS